The Pseudomonas marginalis genomic interval GCGCAGGAAACCTTCGGTGTAGCCGCGTTGGGCCAGGGATTCCAGGTCGGTCATCAAGTTGCGGTCAAACGCACGGCCGGCCACGGCATCATCGATTGCCTGGCGGTACACCTGGGTCGTGCGGGCGCAGTAGAAATGCGATTTGGTGCGGCCTTCGATCTTCAGCGAATGCACGCCCATGTGGGTCAGGCGCTCCACATGCTGCACGGCGCGCAGGTCCTTGGCGTTCATGATGTAGGTGCCGTGTTCATCCTCGAAGGCGGGCATCTGTTCGTCGGGGCGGTTGGCTTCCTGCAGCAGGAACACCTGGTCGGTGGGCGCGCCGATCCCCAGTGTGGGTTCCGGTTGATACACCTGGACAATATCGCCCGTGGCGTTTTCCACCGCCGGGGTGGCCTGGTATTTCCAGCGGCAGGCATTGGTGCAGGTGCCCTGGTTGGCGTCACGCTTGTTCATGTAGCCCGAGAGCAGGCAGCGCCCGGAATAGGCCATGCACAAGGCACCGTGGACAAACACTTCCAGCTCCATGGCCGGCACCTGCTGGCGAATCTCGCCGATTTCTTCCAGGGACAGCTCCCGTGACAGGATCACCCGGCAAATCCCTTGCTGCTGCCAGAACTCCACGCTGGCCCAGTTCACCGTATTGGCCTGCACCGACAGATGGATCGGCATCATCGGGAAGTGTCGGCGCACCAGCATGATCAGGCCCGGGTCGGACATGATCAGCGCATCCGGGCCCATGGCGATCACCGGGGCGAGGTCCTTGAGGAAGGTCTTGAGCTTGGCATTGTGTGGCGCGATGTTCACCACCACGTAGAACCGCTTGCCCAGCGCGTGGGCTTCCTGGATGCCGAGCGCCAGGTTGGCGTGGTCGAACTCGTTGTTGCGCACCCGCAGGCTGTAGCGCGGCTGGCCGGCGTAGACTGCATCGGCGCCGTAGGCGAAGGCGTAGCGCATGTTTTTCAGGGTGCCGGCGGGGGCGAGCAGTTCGGGGGCAAGGACGAGAGGCATGGGGATCGGATCGCAAAAGGCCGCGAGCGTAGCCCAACATGTGCCGGGCTTTATTGATCTGGGTCTACGCTTACCGCAACAAAGATGGCACTCCCGGGATTTGCGGTGGACTAAGCAGCTGGACGCACACGCGCGGCCTGCTTTTCTGACATGGATCGGACATGAATCAAACCAACCTGCAATTCAAGACCCTGCTGCTACTGCTGGCCCTGGTGACCGTCGCCTTTATCTGGATATTGCTGCCGTTCTACGGTGCAGTGTTCTGGGCGGTGATCCTCGGCATCATCTTTGCGCCGATGCAGCGTCGCCTGCAGCAGCGCTTCGGCTGGAACCGCAACCTGACGTCCCTGGCCACCTTGATGGTGTGCCTGGTGATCGCGATCCTGCCGGTGATCATTACCAGCGCATTGCTGGTGCAAGAGGGCGCCACGCTGTACAAAAACGTCGAGAGTGGCAAGCTGGACGTGGCCGGCTATATCGAGCAGTTCAAGAACTTCCTGCCGCCGTACTTCCAGCACCTGCTGGACCGCTTCGGCATGGGCAACCTGGAAGGGCTGCGCGAGAAGATCGTCAAGAGCGCGATGCAGGGCAGCCAGTTCTTTGCGACCCAGGCGTTCAGCTTCGGTCAGGGCACGTTTGATTTCCTGGTGAGTTTTTTCATCATGCTGTACCTGCTGTTTTTCCTGCTGCGGGACGGCCCGGAACTGGTGCGCAAGGTCCGCACGGCGGTGCCGCTGGCCGAGCCGCAGAAGCGTCGGTTGCAGCTCAAGTTCAATCGGGTGGTGCGCGCCACGGTCAAGGGCAACGTGCTGGTGGCCGTGACCCAGGGGGCGCTGGGTGGTTTGATCTTCTGGTTCCTGGACATTCCCAGTGCGTTGCTGTGGGCGGTGTTGATGGCGTTTCTGTCACTGCTGCCGGCCGTGGGCGCGGGCATTGTGTGGGGGCCGGTGGCCGCCTACTTCCTGTTGAGCGGTTCGATCTGGCAGGGTGTGGTGCTGGGCCTGTTCGGCGTGTTTGTGATCGGCCTGGTGGACAACGTATTACGCCCGATCCTGGTGGGCAAGGACACCAAGATGCCGGACTACCTGATCCTGATCTCGACCCTGGGCGGCCTGTCGGTATTCGGCCTCAACGGATTTGTGATCGGGCCGCTGGTGGCGGCGTTGTTCATGTCCAGTTGGGCGTTGTTTGTCGAAAGCAAGCCGCGGGTCAAGTTGCCGTTGCCGTAGAGGGGCAGCTTCAAGCTTCAAGCTTCAAGTTTGTAGCTTGTAGCTTGTAACTGCTTCTCCGCTGCGTCTTTAGTCGTCAGCGGGCCGCTGATGGCTTCGCCGTCGCGCACCACGTACCAGCAAGCCAATAAACCCAGCTCTCGAAGCGGGGCAGGGACGGCGCTGCCGATGACGGACATGATTTGAACAGTGGGCATAAGGACCTCCAATCGCTATGGAGGTCACCTTACGGGGCACAGGCGCTCAGGAAAAATCATCTGGCTCGATAGTCGACATCAACAAAAGGCCTCAGTCGACCACTTGATCGAGCATGCTCACCACTTCCTGCTCATTAAGCAGGCCTTTGTGCACCAGGTTTTCCGCCAGCAGCGCGAGGAACTTGGCGCTGCGGTGGCCTTCCAGGTGCTTGAGCTCCGTGAGGGCGCTGTAGACCTTGCTGGACGTACACAGGCCAGCGGTGCGGTGCGGATTTTGTGTGGGCATGGTCAGTCGTCCTTGTTGTTATGGAGTGGACAGGATTGATAGTGGGAGTGTGTCGTGACACAAACATGACAGCGTGAGCCCCGTTCGGGCAAGTAGACTTTCGACCTTAATCATGTGGGATTGCAGCCCGGCCATTGTCCTCAGAGCGACCTTGGCAGGATAAATCCGGACGTTACCCACAAGAAAAGGCCCCGCGGGTGGGCGAGGCCTGTTGCATAGCTGACGGTTGAGACTTACCAGCCGCGGCGGTAATAGCCGTGGGGCGGGCCATAGTAGCCACGCGGTGGGCCGTAGTAGACCGGCGCCGGGCGATAATAGACCTCCTGCTGCACGTACACCGGTGGCGGTGGTGCGTAGTAGACGGGCGGGGGCGCGGCATACACCGGCTGTGGTTGCACGTAGACCGGCTGCTGCACATAGACCTCACGGGGCTGGCTGGCCACCACGGAGCCCACTACGGCGGCGCCGACCAGGGCACCCAAGACGGCTGGGCCACCCCATCCACCACCATGGGCGGAGGCTTGGCCTGCCATAGCGAGTGCACCTACCAGCAAGGCGATCTTGGGGATTGTACGAATCATGGTCATTCCTCGGTTAGCCCCTGCGCTTGTGGTCTGCAATCAATAGACTCAAGTAATGTCGCGGGGATACTTTTAAGACAACGTATTTCTGAAAAACAGCACGGCCGCTAGGTAAAGGTTGTGTAAGGTCTGTACCGATTTGCTTACTCAAAGGAGTTATCCATGCAGATGCACCCCAACAAGGACACCCAACTGTGCATGTCGCTGTCGGCCCGCCCTGGGAATTTTGGCTTGCGTTTTCATAACCACCTGTACGAACAGCTGGGGCTGAACTTCTACTATAAAGCCTTCAGCAGCCAGGATTTGCCCGGCGCGATAGGTGGTATCCGTGCGTTGGGCATCCGGGGTTGCGGGGTGTCCATGCCCTTCAAGGAGGCCGCCATTGCCTTAGTGGACGAACTGGACGATTCGGTTCAAGCCATCGACTCCCTGAATACCATCGTCAATACCAATGGCCATCTCAAGGCCTACAACACCGACTACATCGCCGTCGAACAATTGCTCAAGAAACACGCCGTGCCGCAGGATTCGACCTTCGCCCTGCGTGGCAGTGGCGGTATGGCCAAGGCCGTGGCGAGCGCCTTGCGGGATGGCGGTTACGCCAATGGTGTGATCGTGGCGCGTAACGAAGCGGCGGGCCGGGCGTTGGCGCATAACCTGGGGTATGAGTGGCAGGCGGAACTGGGCGATTTGCGCCCGCAGATGCTGATCAACGTGACGCCCATCGGCATGACCGGCGGGGCCGAGGCGGATGCCCTGGCGTTCGAGGCGGATGCCGTGGATGCAGCGGACACTGTCTTCGATGTGGTGGCGATCCCCGCCGAAACGCCACTGATCGTGCGTGGACGGGCCAAAGGCAAGCGGGTAATCACTGGGCTGGAGGTGATTGCGATCCAGGCGTTGGAGCAGTTTGTGCTTTATACCGGCGTGCGGCCTACGGATGAACAGTTCCAGGCAGCAGTAGCCTTCGCCCGCAACTGAAGGCCACTGCAGCTCTAAATGTGGGAGGGGGCAAGCCCCTCCCACATGTTTGACCGTGTCAGGCCTGTTCCAGCTGTGCCAATCGCTCCTCCAGAGCTGCAATTCGTGCTTCAAGCTCTTCGATACGATCCAGCGAGACTGCGCCGGCAGAGCGCTCCACCGGGCTTCCCCGCGCCGCGATAATCACCTCGATGTCCGCCGGATCCCCCAGCGCATGGGTATAGCGATCTTCCCGCTGCCCCGCCTGACGCGGCACCAGCAGCGCCAGCCCGCGGGCAATCAGGCGCTCCAGCTGGTGCACCACCTGCTCGGCATCCTCGAAGTCATGCATGCGCCCGCTGCGGGTCAGCAGTTCGTTGACCGTCTGCGGCCCACGCAAGAACAGCAGCCCGGTCAGGATCACCTGGGCCGGCACCAGTTCCAGCGCCTTGT includes:
- the yegQ gene encoding tRNA 5-hydroxyuridine modification protein YegQ; its protein translation is MPLVLAPELLAPAGTLKNMRYAFAYGADAVYAGQPRYSLRVRNNEFDHANLALGIQEAHALGKRFYVVVNIAPHNAKLKTFLKDLAPVIAMGPDALIMSDPGLIMLVRRHFPMMPIHLSVQANTVNWASVEFWQQQGICRVILSRELSLEEIGEIRQQVPAMELEVFVHGALCMAYSGRCLLSGYMNKRDANQGTCTNACRWKYQATPAVENATGDIVQVYQPEPTLGIGAPTDQVFLLQEANRPDEQMPAFEDEHGTYIMNAKDLRAVQHVERLTHMGVHSLKIEGRTKSHFYCARTTQVYRQAIDDAVAGRAFDRNLMTDLESLAQRGYTEGFLRRHVHDEYQNYQNGSSVSERQQFVGELTGERRGELAEVKVKNRFAVGNHLELMTPAGNFHFDLSSLHNAKGEAIEVAPGDGHTVYVPLPAQVDLRFGLLMRDL
- a CDS encoding AI-2E family transporter, with the translated sequence MNQTNLQFKTLLLLLALVTVAFIWILLPFYGAVFWAVILGIIFAPMQRRLQQRFGWNRNLTSLATLMVCLVIAILPVIITSALLVQEGATLYKNVESGKLDVAGYIEQFKNFLPPYFQHLLDRFGMGNLEGLREKIVKSAMQGSQFFATQAFSFGQGTFDFLVSFFIMLYLLFFLLRDGPELVRKVRTAVPLAEPQKRRLQLKFNRVVRATVKGNVLVAVTQGALGGLIFWFLDIPSALLWAVLMAFLSLLPAVGAGIVWGPVAAYFLLSGSIWQGVVLGLFGVFVIGLVDNVLRPILVGKDTKMPDYLILISTLGGLSVFGLNGFVIGPLVAALFMSSWALFVESKPRVKLPLP
- a CDS encoding shikimate 5-dehydrogenase, translating into MQMHPNKDTQLCMSLSARPGNFGLRFHNHLYEQLGLNFYYKAFSSQDLPGAIGGIRALGIRGCGVSMPFKEAAIALVDELDDSVQAIDSLNTIVNTNGHLKAYNTDYIAVEQLLKKHAVPQDSTFALRGSGGMAKAVASALRDGGYANGVIVARNEAAGRALAHNLGYEWQAELGDLRPQMLINVTPIGMTGGAEADALAFEADAVDAADTVFDVVAIPAETPLIVRGRAKGKRVITGLEVIAIQALEQFVLYTGVRPTDEQFQAAVAFARN
- a CDS encoding YceH family protein, with protein sequence MTAEHDTDTPEPRLNSTEIRVLGCLIEKQATNPETYPLTLNALVLACNQKTSREPVMNLSQGQVGQSLRALEGQGFTRLVMGSRADRWEHRVDKALELVPAQVILTGLLFLRGPQTVNELLTRSGRMHDFEDAEQVVHQLERLIARGLALLVPRQAGQREDRYTHALGDPADIEVIIAARGSPVERSAGAVSLDRIEELEARIAALEERLAQLEQA